The Vibrio marisflavi CECT 7928 region CAACGTCCTCTACCATGAAATAGGCGACGTAATTCGTTAGGTATAGAGCTAAGCTCTGATTCTAGTTGCTCAAAGAAGGTGGATAATTCTGCTGATCGCATTTTTTTCTCTGTTAGTGTTTGATGTTCGGCCAAGTAAGCTGCCAAGGTTGTTTTACGTTATCGATAACAGTGCTTACCGACTCAGAGTGCCATTTCTCGCCAAGAAGTTGGTATTCTCTTGGGTCACAAACAAATTCATATTGCTGGCCACAGTGAGAAAATCGAACAGCAAACGCATGCAAGTAACCTCTATCACAATTTGACGTCGGGTTATAAATTGGATCACCCGCTATCGCGGAGCCAACAGACTTTATGGCTACACGTATTTGATGGGTTTTACCTGTACTTGGTTTACACAAAAACACCCTCTCACCGGGCTCACCTGCATAAGAAAAAAATTGAGTGACAGCTGGGTTGTCAGTCGAACTGGTTAATTTCCAAGCCGACCGTCGAGAACGCACCATATCGCCAACTATCAACCCCTGCTTTTTCTTAGGTTTTTTGTTTGCGATAGCCAAGTAATACTTCTCAATGTTTCTTTGAGCAAACAGTCCGGAAAGTTCACTTGCCGTTTTACCGTTCTTCGCAAGCAACAAAATTCCAGATGTCATTTTATCAAGCCGATGTACTAGATAGAGTTTTTCGATGCTAAGTTGCTGTTGAACTGTCTGCAGTAACATTGTGTCTCCGTCATCTTTATGTACAGAAACATTCGGGTGTTTATTAATGACAATAAAGTCACCATGGCTATAAAGTAAATCGAACATGTGGCCTCTTTGGGTTAGGAGGCGAAGTATATACCTGAGTACCCGCTAAGAAAAACTTTTCTAACGGTCCCTCTGATATTTAAAACAACTCTAGTCAGATTTCTCATGGGCATAGTCCAACAGCTTTTCAGCATTTTCACCTCTAAGTTGTAGAGACATGCAGCGAACTCCGCCACCTAAACCACACACTTGCTCAGAAGAGACCGGAACTACCTTTTTTGAAGTGATAGCCTCTAGCTGCTCCAACGCCAGCTTATCTTCCGGGATACCGAATTGTGGAAAATAGATCTTATCTGGTGTTACCAGCATGTTGGTATATAAACCACAAGCGGAAGGATACTGCGAGTCAAAGGTGGTATCTGGATCGTATGGCGTCACAATGGAATGAACCGTTACACCGGGTAGTTGACGCTTTAGCTCACTTTTAAGGTAACTCGCATACCTTTCATCATCTGGGTATTCATTTATAACAACGACATTGTCATCGACAAAACTAGCAATGCCATCAGCATGCTCTAACCCTTCAGGTTCATCTGACTCGATGAAAGCGACATGTTTCGCACCTGTCAGCGCGACAAGCTTTTGCCGCGCTTGTTTCTCCGTAAGGCTGTTATCATTTAAAAACTTGGTGCTCAAAATTCTGTTGCCCGCATAGTCATCAACAAGGTTACCACCATCATTTAGAAGGCTGGTCGACTTGTATCTCAAGCCTGCTTCATTTGCCAAGCTCAAAAACGTCTCTTGTACTTGGTCAGCGACTTGCTGAGCATTGTCATAGCCACCTTGAGCTTCTGCCGTATAACGAAATACTATTGCCTCTCCACTTGGGTTGGTCAGAGTAAAATCACGCATCCAAATATCGTCCATTGGGTATATCAGCACATGTTTCGCACCAACCTCTTTCGCGTAGGTTTTGTATGATTTTTCTGAGCTCAGGATAAGAACGTCATCGCCATTACTTATAACTTTCTTCGCGTAATCGACTTGAAAGTTGATGATTTTGTTATGAAAGGGTTTGTAGTAACTATCGTTAGGAGGAGAAGCCAACACAATGAGTTCTGCAAAAGAAAGCTTAGGCATAATAATCACCAACATAAGTGTGATGCTATATATAAGTCTTTTCATAACATATTATCCATTTGCCAAGTCCAGTGCTGACTTTCCCTTTCAAATTATATGCATAAAAACTAATTTACGTTTTTACTCCTCAACTTTTAGGCCATAAGTCTTAAACTTCTCTATCACTTTATCCATTTCTTCATCATCAAGGATTTTTATATCCAACCCTGTCGAAAGAGCTTTAATGTACATATCCGCCAGCGTTTCAACCTCTTGAGAGAGCCACATCGCTTTGTTTAGGTTCTCCCCAATAGCAATTGAGCCATGATGTGCGAGCAGCAGCGCTTTACTCGTTGTAATCCCCTTAGCTACCGAATCTGACAGTTCTTGACTACCAAAAGTGGCGTATGGAACAAGAGGAATGGTTTTGCAACCTGACGCGGCAATCATGTAATGAATAGCAGGGATTGGCTTTTCCAATATGGCCAATGTGGTGCTGTTTATTGCATGGTTGTGTACAACTGCATTGCAATCTTGGCGAGATTTATAACACGCTAAATGAAACTGCCATTCTGAGGAAGGTTTTTTGCCTTCCTCAAAGTGTCCACTTCCGTCAACATACACGATTTGCTCAGGTGTCATTTGGCTATACTCAATGCCGGTTGGAGTAATGAGCATCCCTTCTTCAAAACGGACACTTGCATTGCCTGACGCACCTTGGTTAAGGCCCAAGCGAACCATTTCAAGGCAGCTATCGATAATTTGTTGAGCCAATACTTCTCTCATCATTCATTCCCATTACATTTAGACTCAACATACGATACCTTTTATTAACCCATTCAGCTAGTTAAGCTTAGCTGAGAAGAAAGCTTGCCAGCTCGGAATATGTTTTATTCTCCAAGCATCAAATAGGACAAAAGCTGCTCTAGGCAGCTTTTGTCTCTCAGTTATAAAGGTTAGTACTTAAGAGAAAAAGAAAACCATAACCATAAGAATTGGGCAAACTACTCTCACGTATGTTGGCCAAATTTTCCAAAACAAGCCTTGCTCAATTTCAGGGTAACCCTGTTTTAGTTCTTTCAATACCTGATTTCTATGCCATACCCAACCAGCAATTAAAGTAATAAACAAACCGATGATTGGCTGAGCGTATACAGTCGTTAGCTTGATGACCAACCCAAATAGATCACCAAAGTTGAAGACAATTATGCCCGAAATAACCATGATGATTGCACCAATCCAGGAAACCGCTAACTTACGAGATTGATTGAGCTCCTCGATAGCAACGGCGACAGGTACTTCAAGCATAGATATTGAAGAAGTTAGCGCTGCAATAAGCATCACGGCAAAGAACAGCACACTGATCAATTCACCAATTGTACCCATAGAGTGGAACATCGCCGGCAACACTTGGAAAACCAATGTGTCAGAACTTAGCAACTCACCAGAGTCAGAGAAGATCTCTACACCATTGTGCTTAGCAACAAACATTGCAGGCAAAATCAATAGACCAGCGATAAAAGCAACACCTGTATCAACACACGCAACTTGAGCCGCAGTCTTAGGTAGGTTTGCTTCTTTGTTTAGATAGGAGCCATACACCATCATAGCGCACACACCTAACGAAAGTGAGAAGAACGCTTGGCCCATCGCACTTACAACAACTTCAGCACTGAAATGATCAAAGTCAGGCACCAAGTACATTTTCAGGCCTTCCATCGCTCCCGGCTGGGTAAAGATATAACCGATAAGCAATACGAAAAGAACAAACAGTATTGGCATCAAACGGCTAGACCACTTTTCAATACCATCTGTTACGCCGCTTTGCACTACGTACATGGTCATCAGCATGAATACGACCATCAAGATTAAGTTACGAGGCGTGCTAAACCCTGTAAGCCAACTTACTGCGTCTGAAGCTCCAACGAGCTCTAGCCCACTTCCAGCAAATGAGCCGACCAACCAACCTGCTACTATGGCATAAAAGCTCAAAATCAAGGATACAACCACCATCCCCGCGACACCCACGGCAATAGCGCCGGCTTTGCCGTTTGGCCATACTGATTTTAATGAGCGAATTGGGTTGGATTGTCCGTATCGGCCGACCGTTAACTCTGCTACTAGCATTGGGTATGCTAGGAGAAACACCATCAGCAGATAAATAATCAAAAAGAGTGCACCGCCATTGCTGGCTGCTTGGGTAGGAAATCCCCAAATATTACCTAAACCAACCGCTGAACCTGCGGCTGCCAAAATAAAACCTAATCTTGAAGAAAAGTGGCCTCTAGAACTTACTGCCATAGTTGGTCTTCCATTTCCATTTAAAGTGTATATATCAGCTTCCTAAATGGTTTAGTTTGAGGCTATACAGCTTGCTAAACCATACGGAATACTAAACGCGTCGCAAGTAAACCAGTTAACTAGTACAAAGGAAAGCGTAAAGTCTCATTTTTTTAGCGCAACATCTAATTCCTCTTACAGATCGCCGAATATTTGTTCATTTATCTTGATAAAGGGCAAATAGCTCCGTCCAAACATTACAACAGATTGTTGCAATATCTTGTCGAGATAAAGCTTCCCTTGTTAACCATTTTCGATTTACTATTCTGCAAGTTGTTTTATACGAGTATCTCAATGGAAAAGTTTTATCACTTTTTAACTCTGGCTGGCATTGTATTGTATTGGCTTCTAGTAGCTGGGGTAACTCTTCGAGCAGTGCTCAAACATCGCTCGGTAAGCGTATCATTGGCTTGGCTTCTCATCATCTATGCCGTCCCTATTCTTGGTGTTTTTTGCTATTTTCTTTTTGGTGAGCTTAACCTCGGTAGAAAAAGAGCCGAGCGTGCAAAAGAGATGTTTACGCCTTATGAGTCTTGGTTTACACAGTTAAATGAGTGCCAAGCTCATTCACGGGAAACCTTTGGTTACCATATCTCCCGAATAGATGAATTATGTAATAATCGTCTAGGCCTACCTTCTTTAAGCGGCAATACCCTAACCTTAAAAAACGAACCTCAGGAAATACTTCGCTCTATTATCAACGATATTGAATCTGCAACGACTAGCATTCGTTTGGTGTTTTATATATGGCACCCCGGAGGTCTTGCTGATTCGGTTTCTTCAGCGTTAATTAAAGCGGCTCAGCGCGGTGTTGAAGTCAAACTCTTGGTCGACTCGGCGGGCAGTGCCAACTTCTTCAAAAGTCCTTGGCGCAAGATGATGCAAAAGGCTGGCATTCACGTCGTGCAAGCTTTAGAGGTTAGTCCATGGCGTATGTTCTTGCGTCGCTTAGACTTGAGGCAGCACCGGAAAATCATCGTAATTGACGACCAAATTGCTTATACCGGCTCAATGAACTTGGTTGATCCTGCCTATTTCAAACAAGAATCTGGTGTTGGCCAGTGGATTGATATTATGGTTCGTATTACTGGACCGACAGTCAACGTACTATCCGCTATCCATTCTTGGGATTGGGAAGTTGAAACAGGTGCACGGGCTCTCCCACCGCAACCTAAATGTGCGGTTGACGAATCGAATGCTCTTCATCCTATTCAAGTTGTGCCTTCGGGTCCTGGAATGCCAGAACACCTTATTTCTCAAGTGTTGAGTCTTGCTATTAACCAAGCAAACCACTCAGTAAGAATTACTACGCCTTACTTTGTACCGAGTGTTGACCTGTTAGACACGTTAAAACTCACTGCACAGCGCGGAGTGAAAGTCGATTTAATCATTCCTCATAAAAATGACTCACTCATGGTGCAATGGGCTTCTCGTGCTTTCTATACCGAATTGCTTGAAGCGGGTGTGGAGATCCATGAATTTTATGGTGGATTGCTGCACACCAAATCGGTGGTCATTGATGAGCAATTCTGCTTGGTTGGTACCGTCAATATGGATATGCGCAGCTTGTGGCTCAACTTTGAACTCACTCTCGCTATCGATGACGAGCACTTCACAAAAGAGATGTTTGAACTGCAAGATTCCTATATTGAACACTCTCATTCATTGAAATTAGAAGAGTGGAAAAAGAGAAAAGTTTACTACCGTTTCTTTGAACGGATATTCTATCTATTCAACCCACTTCTATAATCGCCTTAAAACTGATTAGTTTTTCTAATCCAAATCATAGAAATTTATCGAGCAAAACATAGTGATTACATATTGAACGTGGCATTAACAATAGCTAATATCGTCGCGTTTTCTATGTAACCCAATCGAGCAAAATTCATTAGTTTTGCTATCCATGTAATATCGATAATTTTCTTATGTTCTGGAGATAAAAATGACTAGGAGCCTTTCTCTAGCTAAGCTGACGTTTCTGATAGCAATACTGACTGCTGTTGGACAGATGACTCAAACGATGTATGTTCCTTCTATTGCCTCTATGGCAAAAGAGTTTTGGGTCACACCTTCTGCACTGCAAGCGGTTATGGCCTTTTTTCTTATTCCTTATGGCTTTTCTCAGTTTATTTACGGAACGGTTTCTGATCGTATCGGTAGAAAGCCTGTCATT contains the following coding sequences:
- a CDS encoding TIGR01621 family pseudouridine synthase; amino-acid sequence: MFDLLYSHGDFIVINKHPNVSVHKDDGDTMLLQTVQQQLSIEKLYLVHRLDKMTSGILLLAKNGKTASELSGLFAQRNIEKYYLAIANKKPKKKQGLIVGDMVRSRRSAWKLTSSTDNPAVTQFFSYAGEPGERVFLCKPSTGKTHQIRVAIKSVGSAIAGDPIYNPTSNCDRGYLHAFAVRFSHCGQQYEFVCDPREYQLLGEKWHSESVSTVIDNVKQPWQLTWPNIKH
- a CDS encoding agmatine deiminase family protein, translating into MKRLIYSITLMLVIIMPKLSFAELIVLASPPNDSYYKPFHNKIINFQVDYAKKVISNGDDVLILSSEKSYKTYAKEVGAKHVLIYPMDDIWMRDFTLTNPSGEAIVFRYTAEAQGGYDNAQQVADQVQETFLSLANEAGLRYKSTSLLNDGGNLVDDYAGNRILSTKFLNDNSLTEKQARQKLVALTGAKHVAFIESDEPEGLEHADGIASFVDDNVVVINEYPDDERYASYLKSELKRQLPGVTVHSIVTPYDPDTTFDSQYPSACGLYTNMLVTPDKIYFPQFGIPEDKLALEQLEAITSKKVVPVSSEQVCGLGGGVRCMSLQLRGENAEKLLDYAHEKSD
- a CDS encoding L-fuculose-phosphate aldolase, which gives rise to MMREVLAQQIIDSCLEMVRLGLNQGASGNASVRFEEGMLITPTGIEYSQMTPEQIVYVDGSGHFEEGKKPSSEWQFHLACYKSRQDCNAVVHNHAINSTTLAILEKPIPAIHYMIAASGCKTIPLVPYATFGSQELSDSVAKGITTSKALLLAHHGSIAIGENLNKAMWLSQEVETLADMYIKALSTGLDIKILDDEEMDKVIEKFKTYGLKVEE
- a CDS encoding sodium-dependent transporter translates to MAVSSRGHFSSRLGFILAAAGSAVGLGNIWGFPTQAASNGGALFLIIYLLMVFLLAYPMLVAELTVGRYGQSNPIRSLKSVWPNGKAGAIAVGVAGMVVVSLILSFYAIVAGWLVGSFAGSGLELVGASDAVSWLTGFSTPRNLILMVVFMLMTMYVVQSGVTDGIEKWSSRLMPILFVLFVLLIGYIFTQPGAMEGLKMYLVPDFDHFSAEVVVSAMGQAFFSLSLGVCAMMVYGSYLNKEANLPKTAAQVACVDTGVAFIAGLLILPAMFVAKHNGVEIFSDSGELLSSDTLVFQVLPAMFHSMGTIGELISVLFFAVMLIAALTSSISMLEVPVAVAIEELNQSRKLAVSWIGAIIMVISGIIVFNFGDLFGLVIKLTTVYAQPIIGLFITLIAGWVWHRNQVLKELKQGYPEIEQGLFWKIWPTYVRVVCPILMVMVFFFS
- the cls gene encoding cardiolipin synthase translates to MEKFYHFLTLAGIVLYWLLVAGVTLRAVLKHRSVSVSLAWLLIIYAVPILGVFCYFLFGELNLGRKRAERAKEMFTPYESWFTQLNECQAHSRETFGYHISRIDELCNNRLGLPSLSGNTLTLKNEPQEILRSIINDIESATTSIRLVFYIWHPGGLADSVSSALIKAAQRGVEVKLLVDSAGSANFFKSPWRKMMQKAGIHVVQALEVSPWRMFLRRLDLRQHRKIIVIDDQIAYTGSMNLVDPAYFKQESGVGQWIDIMVRITGPTVNVLSAIHSWDWEVETGARALPPQPKCAVDESNALHPIQVVPSGPGMPEHLISQVLSLAINQANHSVRITTPYFVPSVDLLDTLKLTAQRGVKVDLIIPHKNDSLMVQWASRAFYTELLEAGVEIHEFYGGLLHTKSVVIDEQFCLVGTVNMDMRSLWLNFELTLAIDDEHFTKEMFELQDSYIEHSHSLKLEEWKKRKVYYRFFERIFYLFNPLL